The genomic interval TGGATTACAGGATTTCTAGCCATGTTGAGGAGTTGTCTGATAATAGGGATCCAAGAATTAAGATGCCAGGAACTATGCTGTTGGTTAACAAATGTTGAACCCGGAGACAAGCATCCACTACAACTTGAAGAGTAACAATCAGACCTTTTAGATCAGCTACAAAATTTGTATCAATAGGGGTGGAACAACATCTTACAAGTGAAATAGTGTGATTAgagttaaaaaggaaaaacCCTGCACCACCTACCTCTGTAGCACCATTCCAAGTCATGGAAGAGAACAAGAAGAGACCATCGGTGTTAGAGAAATTATTAAGAATCATGCGGTAGCTAAATTGGCCCATGTTGGCTTGGGAGAACTCTATGGCATGAGTGAAAGCCCAGCAGACAATAATGGAGCAATTTGGAGGAACATTTCTAAAAACAACATCAGATCTAGTTTTCCAAATGAACCACACACCTGCTGTAATAACCGAGCTAACAAATACTAAATAATTATAGTTAGTAAGCCATACACCAAAACCAAACCCGTCAGGGAAAGTCAAGCATTTGCCTATCTTGGAGCTAAGAAGATTCATAATCAATACTACGAAGGATACACATATTTCGGGGCCTAAATTAAGAGGGTAGAGATGGTCACTGGTAGAGATTCTTCCTTTGAAGGTTAACCAAAGAAAGTGTTTGACATGGGGAGCCACCCTAAGTGCCTAGAGTTTCCTCCACCCGGCCCAAGAGTCTGAAGAGGCCGAATTATGATTCAAGAAGTGATAAGTCATGGAGGAAATCTTATTACTTTGAGACTTGGGGAACCAGACCCAATGAAGTCAGTGAAGTCAATAAGGCCAAGTCTAGAggtgaaaaaaatccaaattatccTCAAAGAGGTGTTTCATCCTTTGGGGGGGGGTCCCAATTACCATCCATAACCAAATCAGAAACACTGAGGGAATCGAAATCAAAACTCGTATTAAGAAAAGTAGGCATCAAGGCTATAGGAACTTCTGAACACCATggataaaaaagaagagaggtGCAGCTCGGATTCACAAAATTAATTAGTCAAAAAGGTTTCAACTTAGCAGTAGAAGAACATAAACCCCTAAAGAACTAAGAGCAGTTAGAAGGGGCATGATCCCTCCAAAAATTAAGCATTCACTACTTGAAATGTAAAATATCGACCAAAAAGGCATCATCAGAATTGAAATATTAGAAGACATTTTTATCCATAAGAGAATGTTTAGCAAGTAAAAGGTTCTTAATTGCAAGGCCCCCCTCAGTCCTAGCTTTAGTGATAGCATtccaagcaacaacatggatgccctttccatcgCCACACTTATGACAAAAGAAACCTTAACAACCTTAGAAATCTCATTCAGAAGAAAATCTAGGATaggatagataaataaataataattttttattattttttctaaccctaaatttttattatcaatctCCTACACCCAAAACTGTTTTGGttaattcttctcttcttttcataCCACAAAAATCTTTAGGTGAGACTAATTGTGTGACAATGAGTAGTgcttgattttaattgaaaaccaaTTATAGACTCAAACTATGtatgtgaaaaatattaaattaattaaataacttttattctttttttttaaaaacagttTTAATGACATATTTATTggataaaatatttgaattaaaattacttttatgcttgtatattaaaattactttaaacattttgaaaaggaacAAGAAATCAAAGTTAAAAGGTTCATGTTTTCATGAACAACTTCATTTGAATTATCCCACATTGATTTGGATGATCTTAACAAAGTTTGGttttgatgagtataattttcattcaattgTATAGACTTTGTTTAACTCATGATGAATGAAATGTGAATTATTTTGagtaggaaagaaagagaatgatttgaaggaGGAACGCATTAAAGCAGAAAATTGGAGAAAAGAGAATCATGTTTCAATGAAGAGTGaacaaacaaaatagaaaatctaATACCTAGACTCTACAATAGTAAGAAGTGCAAAACATAAAGTATTGCTCCTAGACGCTACACTCTTTAGCACCTAGGCGCTACCCCGATATTCAAGTTATAAAAGTGACCAGGATTTGAGATGAAATTAAAGAGAAGGAGAATTTTAAAGAACAAAAGGCTGGGAGCGAAGATTCAGTGAAGATTCATTGCCAcattttagttttagtttattctttgtttatttgattatgaatcTTGTTAATATGTCGAGGTTTGCATTTATCATGTTCTAACTACTTCTTTTTCATAGCTACAATGTATCCAGACTATGAAAACCGagatttgtctttgtttaatttaattgatgcttgtttcaaggttatattgaatatttaatcTATACTTAATGCTTGCGATTGCTTAATCAACAATTTCATGATTGGTAATTCGATTTGAGATGGAtaggtgataattgaattaggttttgattgaaatatcatacaatcatcataagatagagatatttatgagattGTATGAATCATTATAAATTCTAGAGTTTAATGAGATCCATAAATTCATAGTTGCttcagagatgatgttaacttactaatagaatatgctattgatgcttgagaaatATTAATAGGTAATTTaaagaaatttgatgacaacataagaaataaacattgattgattgaactaGATGATCTAGGTGGACTCAGAAACCTTAGAATCTCAAAGCGTTGATTTCTCCTCATCTAACTATCTCTCTCTATttctcaaattaaaattttttaaattaaatctttcaatttcattaatcaagtagaattagggttagagtAATTTTGGTAGTTAATAAACTCAATTCTCGTGTGAtgatactctcttatcattatattatttgtttacgATAGGTATACTCGCGTTGCAAAAATTGCACAAGAGGTATGCCCACAATGATATTCatatatacaatattaattaagttgCCTTCCCAACTTAAtgataattatacaaaatattaaaacacaAATGATTTCTaggaaacaaaaaataatgaaaatactTTTAATCTTAAatagtaatttattttaaactatcACCCCTTTGagtaaaatttgttttattaaattggGTTACAATACGTAGAAATATCTCTTTTATAATGTGTAATATTATATGTTATACAtgagtttttataataattaaaaaaatcaagctcCATAGATATTGTAACGCAATTCAATAATCAAACCTTACTTTATGAGTTGATgatcataatttaattaaatatgttcaAACAATATGTGTATTTATCTTAATTAACTTAATACAAATGAttcattttgtttgaaaaataatttttttttaaattatttaaaataaaaaattttaacactttatatatatatatatatatatataattgtaaagTATACAAGACATTAGAGGTGAGTAAACAAATCTAGATTCGATGCTCCGATCCAGTATTCAAATCTTTTAGGAGGATTTTTTTAGTACCCTATATGAAAAACAACATAGTAAACCTGTTTggaatttttaagataaaaaccGGATTGGATCCAGGTcgttacaaaataaaaaataggtacCCGAATCTGGTTTGGTTTTTAACATATTCCtatgtatttaaaatttaacattatTTTCAACATACATAGGTTGCCCCAattcattcattttaatttggcaacttatatattttatttgtaaaaatataaattcaaataaaagtttctaaataattataaaaattaaaatatagataatttaaaaaaaatggatgaataTGAAATATAAACTATTTCTAAATGTGAGGAATAAAGCTTAGAACATGAGTCTTTCGAAGAAAAACTCTTTAACTCAATGCATTATTGTTAGGTGCTAATTTTAATAACTGATAATGAACAAATAGTCCCTCTAAAGTTTGGTTATTCACAAAACAACGCATCTGAGTTTGAGTATTCACAGAAGGTCCCTCTTTATTCTAATGGTATATTTTTTCGTCTTTCTGTTATAAAAGTAATTGACGTTGACGGAAATGCCTCTCAAATTTTTAAGCCGAACACACATAATATTAAACGAAAAAGTCagatattaaatgaaaatgtcaaatattaaatgaaaagatactatatattaagtgaaaacttatgtggttacACGAAAACATGCAATGTTAAACGAAAACTATACATTTTAAGTGGGAAatacatgttgtaaaatagaataaactgaTGGAGTGAGCTTCAATAATTAACTGAAAAGTAAGTTgtctgaaaaagaaaagactGTCTAGTAAATTCAAATGTTAGAGGATCTGTCTGGGATGTTTTAAAACTTTCAGTGacttataattcattttccctTTGAATAAGATTAAATACTCATATTTATatgctataaaaaattattttatttatgcacATCAAACTAGTTAAATTAcaaacagaaaaaaataaaagtatttttatttttatttttttctttttttgttgaaacaataaattttttcaaaacaaaataaaacaaatcattattgaacatgaaatatattataagaaaatagatATTCCAAGTTAAGCAAAACTAAAACTTGGATCCAAATATCCGATATCCGATTTGGTTTAAATTGGATACCTGATTTCGGGTATAAGGTTTAAACCAAATAAGATACAGATCAAGGTTTTTGTCTATCCTAAAAATCAGGTACCCAATTTGGTTCGGGTACCCTGTTTTGCTAACCCTTTACAAGCCATATTTTTATACTATCCACTATGTGTGATGTGGGATTTGAAACCCGACCTGCTACATTAGACTCTCGTGCCTTACTGCTAGGTTATACCAGCAATGAcacttaatattttttagaaGGCACTTCAAATTCTACATATGTTTTGTTGGCAAACAACAGAGAATCACAAGGGaaatcaagaaagaaagcaagaaaacaaTGTAAACACATAAGATTTATGAGGTTTAATGATGTGTTTACGTTCTCGAGAGTAGAGCGGCCGTATTTTTTATTCACTCATCCTTCATAGAAAACACGATGGTtacatgaatttttaaataaaaattttaagtctATCCGAATTTTAACCCTATCTAGATCTTAAATTTACCAAGATCCTAAACCTATATGGATATAAATCCTAGCCGGATACAAATTATAAGATTATTAAAATCCTCGCACCCTAACCCATCAAATTGTGGCTCTCTCAATGTGACAAATGTACCACTTCACTCGACTCCACTTCTCCCTTTGCTCATTTGCTTTTGTACATGAGCAATATACATCTCGCTTCAAATTCCTCTGAAGGCACAGAGTTCCAGAGTTCAATTTGCCAAACTCTCCATAACATTTAGTTGTTGGAGAATAACTCCCCTACAAACCTCCAAATGATGAACATCTCATTTCATTGGCCACTAGACAACCACAACTTTCTAATGATATACTAATTTTATGATTTGGATAAGGAAAACTTTTCCAAATTCCAGTCCCAACTCTCCCTCTTATTTTCTTCAAGTACAAGCTTAATATTCAAGATAAAAATGATGACAAATACCACTAAAATACAAGCACACACAATGGAACCCAATAAAATCTTATGCAAAAGAAGCCCCATTCCTTTCATGACCTTCACCACCCTCACCTTGTCCTTCCTCAACCTTCGTTATCTGGTCATCCTTCATCACCTCCAATGGCTTCAAAGTGTGCAGCATAGCACAAACAACGAAATACAAAACATTCACAACTTGCAATCCAACCACAAGCCAATAGTAATAATCAAGCTTCCCCTTATTAATATTATCCGGCAACCACTGCCCACTCTTCTCTGTAATTCTACTCACAAGACTAACCAAAACTGTCGCCAAATAGCTCCCAATGGATATGGCTAACCAGTATAAAGCTGCTGCAACACTTCTCATGCTCTCCGGTGCTTGGTCATATAGAAACTCCATTTGGCCAACTTGCATGAAAGCCTCACCAATTCCATGAATAGCATACTGAGGCACCAACCAAAACACACTCAGTGGTATCACAGCTTGCGGTTCATCTATCAATCCGTTCTTGGCTGCAGCAGCTTTCCTCTTAACCTCAACAAGTGCGGCGGACACGTTGCAAAACAAAGTGATGACGAGACCGATACCAATACGTTGTAGGCTAGTAAAACCAGAAGGTTTATTAGTAAACCGACGAGCCAAAGGGACGAAGATTCTGTCGTACATTGCAAGGGTGACTAGCAGAGCAATGTCAGAGAAGACGGACATCGAGGCAGGAGGAATTTTGAAATTGGATGATATATGTCGGTCCATTGTTCGAGCTTGTTGTATTGCGAATGAGTAGTTATTAGATCCGGTGACAGCAACCAAGATTCCGACTGCCCAGAATGGCAACACTCGGATAATACATTTTAGCTCCTCCACTCTATGGACCGTCGATAATCTCCACAATCTTGACTCACCCACTTGTAGCTTGTCCCTTTCCGTGAAAATGGCGGCTCTATccaaaaatctgaaaaatacaACTCCATTAATTATCATCTAATATGGTATTAAAGctattgtaaatatatatatatatatatatatatttacatatttttaccgAAGTTGGTTGGTATGGAAAAGTCTTCCTTTGGTGGATATGGCTGCATCCAACTCCTTGTCAGTGTGGAGAAGACTTGGGTCAGTTGGCTTGGCAACATTTCTTTTCCTGATGGCTGCAACCACAACTTGTGCCAACCGTTTCAAAGGACTACCTCCAGGCTTTAGCTTTACATAAAGAGGATAACCGGCCGCAAAGACTAGCAAAGATGCGAACATAGAGAGTGTGGGCACACCCAATCCCCATCCCCACCCCACATTGTCTTGAATATAGACCACCACAGTGTGTGCAGTCACTGTCGCCACACCCATgcagaaaaaatagaaattgaaGAAGCTCCCTTTCCGTTTACTCTCAGGATCACCAGTTTCTAACTGATCTGCTCCGAAAGGGACGATGCAAGGCCGTATCCCACCGGAACCAATCGATGTTAgtaacaaagacatgtaaataACAAGAAGTTGCCACCAAGAAGCACGTTGGCacttttggttgtttgagcacGGTGGAAGCCGGAAGTTCCGCAGAAAAGAGCATATAGTCAAACTAATCATTCCCTGTGAATACGAAAAGGAAGTGATTATTTAAAACTCTGATACCATAATAGATGgaaattgttttgaattttaccAGTTCATAGATGATGGTGCCGACAGTGATGGTCCAGAAACGGCCGGCGAATGAATCAGCCAGAAGACCACCGATTATCGGTGTGAAGTCTGATGTACCTTTGAAGACTGTGAGTGTATTTGTGGCTTGCACAAGCGGCAAATGCAGTTCTTGAGTCAAATAAGTGATCAAATTTGCATTGAACCCAATCATGGCAAATCTATCACAAACATCATTTGCTAcagaaacaaaaatattaaaccaTGATCATCCTCTGTATTTGGAATTAGAGATCGCCAAAAATGAAAGGAGGAAACATGAGAGAAAGGCTTGTGTTAATTACCAAGGATAAATGGCATGGTTCTCAAGCCACCCTgcttcaccatcttcttcttcttctcttgattaGTGGAATCCTCTGCCATGGCTGGACACACAGGGGGAGGTGTATCTAGGGACTGATGCATTCCTGATGGCTTTGGCATGGTGTGGTGTGAAACCTTGTATGGATATACATTTATAAGCCTTTTCTATAGCTTCTATATGCACAACTTGGCTGACATATATACTTTAATAATGCCAGCTTCTGTATGGCTCTGTGTACATTTAAAATGTAtgcttgagagagagagagagagagagagagagagggtgagaataaatattcttaaaatgTATGCGGGATTCGTAGGTTTtctgttttaaaaattattattattattgttattttcatttatggTAATGGTTTCAGTTTCAAACTCATTGTACTATATATTCTACTAAATTGAACAtaaatactttttctttttagttgtaCAATAtgactaaataaaaattcaaatgtcaaCTATCTATCAAAGGTGGTTGTGTGATACGTAATATGCAGGTTTTCTTAATAGTGGGGATGTACTATTGAtctgaaataaattttaaattttgggcAAATTCAAACTGAAAACTAATCCTATTGGTTAACACCATTAGACAGAAGGAGTAaatgagattttattttaaaccaatATAACcagaaaactttttaaaaagtaaaaatcaaCTAACCAGGCATAGCCCAGTGACATCTACCTAGCATTAGGTTTGAGGGGTCTAGAATTTGAGTCTCTGAACTCGCAATGTGCAGAATCTTCTAAAAAAGTTCATGTTAAGAGCACTTTCTCTCTCCTCCAAAGTtgaattgtaaaaaaaatttatcttagaAGACTTGTAAACCACCGTAATTAATGCACCTCTAAAACAAATTGCAAgagataaatcaaaagaaaaaatttaagaaaaatccTTGAGATATGGTGAGTTGATAAACTATCGATATTAGTCTAACTTAGATGAAACTTTTAAATTTCTTggcttataattttgatttaaatttattttcatattttttaactttaatgtttatgtgtaattttatgaaaataatattagaatACATGCGTCTTGTACTAGTTTTATTATAACTAATCATGCAAGTAATGAAATCATACCCACGTATGAAGTGCCAATAATTGACTTATCTAGTTGCCAAATGAGACAAGATAAAAAGGAACTTAAGTGGCTTGACCAAGTGACTAATATGAGGATGACTTTGGTCAAAGCATTACCTACGACAACCTGGACTAATCTTCTCATAGGAACCTCATTTCGTGGTGGAATTTCCAAAAGAGAAAATTACCAATGGCTCCTATATTTACAGCTTTTCCGTTCAAATCTGTCTAACAActaacattttttaatttttgctaattatttatttagaattcttatgattttagtaatttttataataccaaaagaattcatattttatttgtgttagaACTTACCATTCTCGGGCTTAGAGTAATTTTAATTGGGGCATCTTTGCGCTCATTGATTGCTCAATGTAAACCACCCATTATGAGGGCTCAGCGGCTACTAAGCGCTTAATTGGTGAGAcccaccaaatttttttttaatttttttttcaattaaaccgTTGCATCCAATAcgttttaatagtttttttaatacttcTTAAATTCAAAAGTTGGGATGGAACGgctttcttaattattatttttttaattttttaattcttaaatttttattttacctcTATAAATACATCCGCATAGTTGAACAAAACTTacattcttttccatttttcatcTTTAAATTCTCAactatattatgaaaaaaaaatactccatcTTCCCAAGCTCCgaattttccaaatatttcccaatattttcatattcttttttaccaccaaatataatttctaaatatgttattaattattttgtttataatatttaacaatttattaaataactattttttaataaaatatattaatgttaatagttaaaagatgaatgaaatgattgaATCGTGGGTCCCATTTTATAgtataaatattatgaaatatagTTTAATGGATAAAAATTTGATGGGTTGATTGTGGgtcctattttataatataattattatggaAATAGTTTAAGCACCCCTTTGCTCCATggaaaagtttatatatatatatatatatataaaattaaaatattagtaattataattcatatacatatagttctctttttatttatttatttttaaattccaCCCATGGtatttaagataaattaaataaaaataataaaattcttatatTCGATAAAATCGATGTTCagttataataatataatatgggTAGTAAAACTTGTAtcagttttaaatttaaaatttcaatttttttttgaatttatcaatttataattatcaatttttttattaatattaatgtaaaaaaacattagtgtagtaaataaaacaaaaacctaaaaaaatgcAACCACTATCTCAAAAATctctaagaaaaatataatcctTCTCTTTCGAGATTAGATGcaatttctctttctctttctctcttataAGTCAAAAGCATGAAATCACACTAAAATTTAACTCTAGATCATTTGTTATTTGGGTCGATTGATCATAAGTTTCTTCTCTTCActcaatctcttccaaatttatgttttatgtatGAGTTATCTTGCTTTTTTTAtgtatctaatttaatttgttttattgattgtttgattatttttttatgaattttttatatattagttaaatatttggtttgttatttattatgaaaCTTTGTTATGAAGAATTTTTGtgcatattattgtaaaaaattattaaatatttgtttgattaattgttatgaaaattttgattattcattatattatgaattgaatttgattatgaatttgtataagttattttttaggatcctatttttaattgcattatttgtttgtAAGTTgagttaattgttaattatgtagatatgatagaTTTTTTACActtaacccaaaattttttgatgtatgtatattttatacatattattttataatctcaagtttgaattaatagaattgtttaaaatttaacatttttttaaaatttaaattcagcaccctcttaattttgtttatgtttcCGCCACTGGTTTAATGAGTAAAAATTTAATGGGTTGATAAGGTGGCATATTCATTAAATTCTATGAAAGTCTAACCACTAATGATGCTCTTAAATATAAGTCCATATATCTAAGAGCAAGCTCACTCTCTCGCTCTTGGGTAACAACATTCTAGAAGAAAAGTGGGCTCattttttcatgtttagatATAGATGCTATGTGTGAGAGTTTTTGCAAAATGAGTTactaagaagaaagaagaaagaagaaagaagaaaaaacaaacaaaagctaGAACAGAAAATTAGAAGCAGAACAAATGTCTTCAAGCCAACGGGGACGATCACGCCCTTGagcaaagagaaataaaagaggGTTAGCACTCCCAAAGTGCGAAAGATGATCAGCAATGGAGTTTGAGTCGCGATTAATATGCTCAAAGAAGAAGTTGTTCCAAAGCTGGACCAAGTTTTTAATATCCCAAATCAAGGATGAGAAGCGCCAAGCCGTCGTGTTGTTGAAGTCATTGAGTAATTGAATGGCGTTCCTACAGTCAGAGAAGAGCGCAATCAGGTGCCAATGATTCAAGTAGTAGTGGTTCACAGCAAGGAGGATTACCCGCAGCACAGCTTCCAGAGGACAAGAGCAGGAATCGCCAGCAGCACCTGCAAGCAAAACAGAATGGAAATTAGGGTATATAATGAATCTGAAACCAGCCTTACCCGTCAGATGATCCCAAGCAGCGTCGGAGgacacaaagataaaaagattgTCTGTATAATTGATGTTCAAGTTGTGTCTGCAAAAGAGATCATTAGCTAGGAAGAAATTATGAACCATGGACCAGGCTTTATCAGGGAGAGAGCTGAAGTTAGGAGTGATCTGTTGAAAAATGAAGTTGCATCTAGAAGTCCAAATTAACCAAGCAATCGTGGCACAAAATAGCTCTGATAAAATCAGTGTTAAATCGGCAGTTAAATTTAGAAGTAAGCCAAGAGCCATTAGCTAGAGAATTGATAGTAGAAGGGTCCAGCCCTAGCCTGCAGAACACAATATTCCAGCAGAGAGAACTACAACGACAAAACCAAAGCAGATGGTTAATAGTTTTAGCATGCCGTGTGTAAGAGTTGAAGTCAAGCTCGCCCTCTTTGAACGAAAGCCATAGGAGCCCTGGCGAGCTCACTATACCTCCAGCATGCCTGTACCGGATTCACCATTAGTGATGCTGCAAAATGAATAAGATCGGAGGTAATTTGATCATTTGATATGATTTAgattttccaaataaataattaaaaaatgttagTTATTTTGGCATGTAAAAAGATGGGgagatttttcataaatttagaAGAATTTGAATGATCTATTCCTTACTTTTCTCTTTCAAccataacaaaaactaattggattataattttttaataatataatttaggtttgattttgtttttactagTAGGAGATGTAAtatttgatataaataaatttatgaaaaaaaaagttggaaGTTGGGAGTCATGAGTTCAAATATCTTGTCATGAACTTAAAtctaactattttaattaataacgaGGATTTAAACAAGTTGCATATAATATTAACTTATGTTTAATAAATAAGTCTAGTTCACATGGGCTGCCATAGGGGTAGAAtattagtttaataaatattatataaaagtattattttaataaatatttaattaataataaatttttttaaatcacacctatggaaaaataaaaaaataaaaattacttggACCAGAATTATGGGATTTAGATATACATTgtcttgtgtatttttgttatCCTTCTTGGTGACGACATAACTCCTCCGTTTATGAATATATTAATTtggtttatttactttataaaaaatatattgccTTAAGGAAaacactatttatttttattttcagataTATCCATGTCTAACACTTTTATTTGAATACCATAGTTGGAAAGTATGAAACTATCTAAATTTGTGCTACCAaaacatattaaattatttatataaaatctttTTCTCTTGACAAATGTAGATAAATCACATGCTAGGGGTGTGTATGGGCCTCTAAACATATCACGCACTCTCACCTTGTACTACAAAAAAATTGACCATCAATTTCCACTCAAATTAACTTGATATATGTGTTTCATAATTTTTGGATAATTTcaataacatatttaattatattgttgTTGACTCAATAACTTACTCAATTGAAAGAATTAACtcaacaatattaaaaatttaaaaataaaagataattgagAAATACTttgaaaattgatatttttcttgACTTCATATTGAGAAAATAAAGTTAAGTCTTATTAATGAAGAcatttacaaagaaaaaaaataagtttacgTCTAAAGagattttttaagaaaaaagtgggtaattaattaattaaaaaaatatataaaaaatattgatttataaCATTTACATAAAAAACTTGTTTAACTGATTTGAAAAAtgaatgattaatattttaaaaaattatattaacataTAAACGTCCATATtatacaagaatatatatatatatatatatatactcttcaAAGAATGCTTATTTTGTACCTCTATCAaacatattttggcatttgtttcggaaattaaaatttagtgggttttctttcattttaaagGAACACTATTGATAGAGGTACTTTTCAagcataaattaaacaattatttttaaaaataaactcaagtaCTTAAGAAATATAGAAACATAGAGTAGGATGTGTGAAAACCACAAGGAAGATGAAAATGAGGCTATTTTTTCTTTGTATAGatatatgaattatattttgagttCGTTTACATGAGCAGAGTTCAAATTTAGATCTTGTATCTTATTTAACTGATGATGTTACTAATCCTCCaatattgaaaagaaatatatattccTTTGAGCTATAAGTGGCATTTC from Dioscorea cayenensis subsp. rotundata cultivar TDr96_F1 chromosome 7, TDr96_F1_v2_PseudoChromosome.rev07_lg8_w22 25.fasta, whole genome shotgun sequence carries:
- the LOC120265644 gene encoding protein NRT1/ PTR FAMILY 3.1-like, translating into MHQSLDTPPPVCPAMAEDSTNQEKKKKMVKQGGLRTMPFILANDVCDRFAMIGFNANLITYLTQELHLPLVQATNTLTVFKGTSDFTPIIGGLLADSFAGRFWTITVGTIIYELGMISLTICSFLRNFRLPPCSNNQKCQRASWWQLLVIYMSLLLTSIGSGGIRPCIVPFGADQLETGDPESKRKGSFFNFYFFCMGVATVTAHTVVVYIQDNVGWGWGLGVPTLSMFASLLVFAAGYPLYVKLKPGGSPLKRLAQVVVAAIRKRNVAKPTDPSLLHTDKELDAAISTKGRLFHTNQLRFLDRAAIFTERDKLQVGESRLWRLSTVHRVEELKCIIRVLPFWAVGILVAVTGSNNYSFAIQQARTMDRHISSNFKIPPASMSVFSDIALLVTLAMYDRIFVPLARRFTNKPSGFTSLQRIGIGLVITLFCNVSAALVEVKRKAAAAKNGLIDEPQAVIPLSVFWLVPQYAIHGIGEAFMQVGQMEFLYDQAPESMRSVAAALYWLAISIGSYLATVLVSLVSRITEKSGQWLPDNINKGKLDYYYWLVVGLQVVNVLYFVVCAMLHTLKPLEVMKDDQITKVEEGQGEGGEGHERNGASFA